The Gemmatimonadota bacterium DH-78 region GTCGCGCAGTTCGGGCAGGCGGTCGGCGAGCGAGGGATCGAGCTGCACCATGCGATCGACCGGATCGCCCCCGGTGCCGGGCACCACCTCCACGAGCTGCGTGCCGTCGCCCCCGCGTGCTCGCGACACGGCCTCGGCGATGGCGTCGAGCACGAGGTGCGGAGCGTCGCCCTCCACCGTGACGCCGCGCACGCCGTAGGCAGGGCCTCGAACCGTGATGCGCGGCACGGCGGCGGTCAGGGGCCGGCGAGCCGACGCGTCGATCACCACCACGAGGGGGGCCTCCTGCACACCGGCGAAGTTGAGACCCTCGTGCCAGTACCCGGAGGCGGCGTCGTCGGCATCGTCGACCAGAATGGCCACGCGCGGCTCGCGGGTGAGCCGGAAGGCCAGCGCGACCCCCGACATCACCTCCATCATCGTGCCCGGCGGATCCACCGCCGCGACGAGACCCCGCCGAGGATCATCGGGGACTCCCCCCGAGCTGCGCCCGCCGGCTCGGGCGAGGGCCGAGCCGGCCGCCTCGTGCGCCAGGGACTCGGCCGAGACCCCGAGCGCGAGCGCCGCGGCCGGAGAAGCGCGCCTGAGGCACAGCACGTCGGCCGGGTCGGTACGACGGGACGCGACCAGGGCGGCCTGCACTCCCGGGGACACCGGCAGCGGGCCGCGGA contains the following coding sequences:
- a CDS encoding thiamine pyrophosphate-dependent enzyme translates to MSEIASVDLLAALLRADALETQLAALRPEGLPDHLRGPLPVSPGVQAALVASRRTDPADVLCLRRASPAAALALGVSAESLAHEAAGSALARAGGRSSGGVPDDPRRGLVAAVDPPGTMMEVMSGVALAFRLTREPRVAILVDDADDAASGYWHEGLNFAGVQEAPLVVVIDASARRPLTAAVPRITVRGPAYGVRGVTVEGDAPHLVLDAIAEAVSRARGGDGTQLVEVVPGTGGDPVDRMVQLDPSLADRLPELRDAAESEAAAAAEAARAAPRPTFDSPRPSPRPAMESVSGV